Below is a window of Cardiocondyla obscurior isolate alpha-2009 linkage group LG13, Cobs3.1, whole genome shotgun sequence DNA.
CGGTGGTGGTAGGTTCATCTTGGAGACCACCATCTTATCCGCTGGAGGTTCTTCTAGGACGTCTACGCGGCGAATACAACATTGGCGTCTTGCTAGAGCAATGGGTTGGTCCAGACGACAAGAATTCTTCAGCTAACATCCTCCAGGTGCGCCAGCAAAGTAAGGTCCCGTCAGTCGATAGCTAATATGTCAATCTCCTACTGACGAGAATTGTTCAAATTTCATCTATACTTtacctgcaaaaaaaaaaatttattaataatattttctttattattttaatattatatcatcTGAAAGCGAATGACAAACAATTAATGTGTTCTTTGATCGTGTATCTTTACGCGAGCCGTAAAGTTGAGAGTAGATAAAATTATGCGATTTAAAaagctaataattttataaaaaataaataaataataagtttcTTGTTTATGTATGCAGTTAGATCAGATGCAATTGGCGTTGCCTAGCAGAGAATATTACTTGAAGGTTAGCGAAGTTCAACTAAAGGCTTATCATGATTATATGACGAACGTTGCTATTTTATTGGGAGCGGATCCTAATTCGGCGTCCGAAGAGCTTGATCGAGTAAttgttttagaaaaagaacttGCTAATGTACGTCtttcctttaaatttttaatgtttattaaaaaatatactttaaagaagcatttaaactaaaaaaaaaaaaaaaaacagaaagagaacattttgacaaaattaataatgaatttttgCTTTACgcttttacataaatatacattttttaaattccaagctaacttatattaaaataatttttctctttaaaattatgtgtAGTTTGGTCATGTGTACTCTTTCTATTTTAAccatttatatatacttttaataattccaaataattaaagaattttaaaaaaatcagtaaaaggaaaaaaaaattattaaaaaaatggaaataatctATGTAAAGACGCGAAGTAATTCATAAGAATTTCGTACAATTTCAGGTTTCGTTACCGGAAGCAGATAGACATGATACTGCGGTGATGTACCgaaaattaacattacaaGAATTACAACAAGAAGTTCCGCAGTTGCAGTGGCTTGTTTATCTGCGAGAGTTTATTAATGTGCCGATCGATGAAAAAGAACTAGTTGTTGCATACGCAATGccatattttgtaaaaatggGTCGCGTTATTTCAAGCACGGATCGCAGGTAAAgaggatattaaattattaaaactgtaTTTACACTTTATGGAAGATCTCTTTGCTTAGAAAAAGTATTGAGCTTTTAtgtgaatataattttgcagGACTTTACACAATTATATTCTGTGGCGATTTGTTATGTCAATTTTACCTCATATGATTGACGAATATCAACAGAAACGAATTGAATTCCGCAAGATTCTTTTGGGCATTCTTAGTGAAAGAAATAGATGGTCACAATGCGTCGAATGGACTAACAAGAAACTTGGGATGGCAGTAGGAGCTCTTTTTATAcgcgaaaattttaatcaGGAAAGTAAAGTGAGTATTTACCGTTCAAAATATAACATACATGTGATTACGTTCTGCGATTCTTCGTCGTTTTGCGGCCGTTCGATGCTGCTATTCTTCTTGCTAACGATCTCgctgtatctttttttttgttttttttttttctcgtaatatCTGGAGCTGTAACAAATAAGTTtgatctattaattaaaatatactttgcAGGAGACTGCTTTAGAAATGATTCGAACAATTCGTGAAGCTTTTAACGAATTATTAGTTGAAAATCAATGGATGGACGATGAAACTCGAGCAGTGGCGAAAAAAAAGGCTGATTCAATGAACGAACGCATTGGATATCCCGAATTTTTGAAAGATTCATTTAAACTTTCTGAAGAGTATAAGATGGTAatactaatataattattaaaaattgtatatgtaCTTTCTATATGTGTAAAATTTACTTCTTGtgcatgaaaaattattttattttagttaaataTAACAGAAAATCGTTTTTTGGAGAACATCTTTGCTGTGCACAAATATGACGCTTATCATAATTTGCAAAAGTTACGAGAGCCAGTTGACAAGAATAAATGGTCGACTGAGCCGGCCGTGGTGAATGCTTTCTACAATCCTAACAGAAATGATATCGGTGAGTATTACCAGATTTATACCCagaatcttttaaataaattaattgcactAATTTAACAGTGTGATTTATGATTTTAACATTTCAGTATTTCCTGCGGGTATTCTACAACCACTTTTTTACTCTCGGCACTTTCcaaaatctttaaattatgGTGGCATTGGTGTAGTAATTGGTCATGAGATTACTCATGGTTTCGATGATAAAGGCCGCCAATTCGACAAGGATGGCAATTTGATGCAATGGTGGAACAATGCAACTATTAAAGCGTTTCGTGAAAGAGCTCAATGTATCGTGGACCAGTACTCTAGATATAAATTGCAGGAAGTGAATCTGTATATCAACGGTCGAATGACTCAAGGGGAAAATATTGCTGACAATGGTGGTCTCAAACAAGCGTTTAgggtaatttaaaaaaattacacactGTTAATTTATGTGCAAGGATACATTGTGCCTTACGCGAGACAAATCGAAATCGTAGCCAATATTAACCTATTGGTGATCGATATTATAATTGATGCCATGTTgttcaaaatatataaacttaaaaaaaaaacatattaataataatttatctacaTTAAATAGGCTTACAAGAAATGGATTTCTATTCACGGCGAAGAACCATTATTGCCAGGAGTGAATCTCACGCACGATCAATTGTTCTTTCTCAATTATGCACAAATCTGGTGTGGATCTATGAGACCAGAGGATGCTCTTACGAAGATCCGTAGCAGTGTGCATTCACCCGGTTCAATACGAGTGCTTGGCCCTTTATCAAACAGCGAAGACTTCGCCAAGGCTTTTAATTGTCCGTTAGACTCACCGATgaatcctaaaaaaaaatgcaatgtTTGGTAGTTTACGTTCATTTTAACGATATATGAAATGTATCactttgatataattaaaattaatatgttgtatgtacatacatatatcaatCAACTTACATTCGTATTGGATGGAATGCGAAATAACACGTATTGTGATAGCATAAgtttagatttatatttctgaaaagaactttttttttcctgtacttaaatatatgtaataggtatattctttatatttttctttttagttaaAGAGCACTTAAACTACTGTTGAGTAACTAATTGCAGCAATATTGCAACACAGTATGaatataatgtattataatataatactatagaaatattattgacatattatacatttatatatgatGTGGATATCAAGAGATATAATTAGATTGGGTTACATTGTAATATTTCACATCTTAAACAgcaaattaacgttaaattatgtaatattttatggaTGTtagaaatttacattaaacaGTGTTAAAAtgtcagaaaaatattaaaacagaaCTTTTGCTTATCTCAATCCGTCCTACTTTCCTCGGCGCTGttatttctcgattatttcatttttactgaaaaaagaatattttaacgagattactcatttattaaaaagtagtACAAtaacaatcaaataaataatatttaatcctcaattacaattaaagaaaaatagtaatttaatcatACATCTATGTAGGTGACtgagaaatttaaaatgaaCAAGATGATAAATCCATTAGTTGATTTCCATCATTACCTCGATTTTATCGCCGAGATTATTTCCTGGAAAGCCATTTTTTAGGATTTTCAATTGTTAACGTTTCAATTTCTTCAATCGTGAAGTCTCTTTCTATCATGACTGGCGCAATGTTGTTAATGATGTGAGTATATCCGTGCCCACCAAAATGTGTCTTAAAAAccaataaaattcttttatatatctGGTTTGTTTTCGTCACgcagattaaaataatctggATTAAAACAGTCtgcgaattttattaaataaattcgtattCTTCGCTCcgattattttctcaaaaattaaTCGGAGTGGGAAATACGATTTTATTCAATCAgatatcgttttattaatctaCATGGCGAAATCCCTGATTGTTCAAGATCCGAGAACGacagtatattaaaaaattaaattaaaaaaaataaaaagttttatatagaAATACGTACCAGCCGATGTTTAGTGTGTATGTCCTGACTCATAAGAACCCGATTCAATTTACCCTCCTCCTTGAGCTGCGAAATACGTTTGATACGTCCTGCGTCCGATATCATATCGATTGTTGGGTTTAACTGATATAAAGAAGTCTCGATGCCGAACAAGTCGAACTGAATGTAACATTTGGTAGCATCAGCAAATTCCATGATTTGATCTTTTGTTATTAACGTgcctgaaaaattaattaactgtaaTAAAGTACTTAAGTGTTTtcggttaaaaataaattaaaaaaaaaaagaaaaaaaaagagaaagagagagtttGTAGATTGCTCACGATCAATGTGAGACATAATGGCCTTGCTTGCGTCTCCACCGGCCTCTTGGTAGATTCTCATTATTTCCATAGGCGCTGATGGGTCTCTTCCAGGGTGAAAGCTTACGGAGCAATGTAATTGAGCTTGAACCTCGCCGGTCGCACGGATAGCGCGTTTTTCAAAGTCTAattggagaaaataaaagtattgtTAAGAAAGATAACTAGAATAGCATTCGTGAATAAGAGTATTAATTCAAGTGAAAAATATCTGGTAGTTTGTTAAAGTGTAACTGCATGCTTACCTTCGATCGGCCAAGTACTACCGACTTCTCCAATAAATCCCGCTTTCACGTCGGAAGCTTCTACACAATTCTCTTCCAACTCTTTGCGCATCAAGTTGTACATATTTTCCTCGGTCATATTGAGAGTCGATGCGTTTTGGCTACTGGCGACGTAAAATCCTGCAAAATTGAACAAATGTatgagtaataataataataataatagaatttaattaaaatctatacGTTTACGTCAATTATACTATAACTTTTCAATGtcattatcttaatttatttcgagtcGGTATTACATCATGTATTATTATTGCTAATGTATCATACCAGTTCCCGCAATGATGTTAACTCCTGAAGACTGGCTGACGTTCTTTAAGAAAGGAACATCACGCTTCAAACCGTGGTTGCTATTCTCTACGATGGTTCCGCCGCCGgcttctttaaataattccacGTCTTTATAAACAGCTTTCGCCGCATCGTCACCGAAAAGTTccatattgtatatattactatatctgtaaaaaatgcaaaataaatcaatattttgttctgttttttttttttagtttaatttttactagtatgattatttattaaagactACTTTTGTCTTAGGAAACACAGCCGACACCTtcgatacaatttttttttttttttttttacaaaacaattaaactaaaatattttaattgcgtaaaatattttaatttgtcttaCGGATATTGTCGAATGTATCCGATGGTCTGAAGAGACGGGCAGCCGCTAGGATAATACTTAAGATGCTTCGGCGGTGGTGTGTAAAATTTAGTAACATCCACAGCTAAATGCTCATGCGTCAGAATTCTCCCGAGCTCGGACAACGGTTTACTTCCGAgcactgtaaaaaaaataaaataaaataatattaattaaactttaactAAGTTTCAGTATCGAGAtctgtacaatttaaattcgatagagaacaatttattatttttactgcgcgagtatttaattaacgttacgcCCGGTCttgtaattgtttttttttttttcctatttatttcgttattaaataacaCGCAGGAAATaagcataattattttccgtcCTATAagtaagacaaaaaaaatttatctggACAAACTTGCATAGATGCATAAGCGTGTGCAATCAATTTCTTTACGCGTATGTTTATGCATCTATGCAAGTTTGTCTAGATACACTTTAAAAGCAAATCGAATTGCCTGCGGCACTGTCATCGCTGGTTGATGACGCTTCCGTTCCGGCAAAGTCATCTACGTTACGTTAGTTCGGTCACGACGAACTTGCTTGAGGAATTCGAGTAAACGGCAAAAGGAAAAGTTGTGGCAAACCAGAAAACACCGGCTAAGTTTTCATCGAGGATTAAAaccggattaaaaaaaaaatttatttatttaagttcTATCTTAAATTTAGATTGTGACGCTAAGTGAATGAGCTTTAATATTAACACTTCAAAATCCTActtaacttaattttaaagtgTAATTTTAgtgtgttttaaaattataagtgTGAAATATAAAAGTGTGATTTTAGAATTATGTTGGCTTCAGTTACTTCTTTAATTTGAACTCACCGGTATTCACGCTATCCGGAAGATTATCGGTCATTTTTGTTTCTCAACTTTGTCGCAGGTAAGACgcacaaaaatttataatattcccGCACTTTgagttaagaaaatttaactaaacGCGAGTTATGGAACTCTATAAGCCAAGGCGTCCGAATAGAACGGCAGATTTATCAGTTATGAGCTGCGTGACTGTAGCAATTGGAACTGCTGGTGTTGACCTTGCTGTGACGTTATATTTTCCTTTCAAACAACCTAACTCTATCTGAAAAGACTCATTATCTACGCTCGACGCTATATTTGAACGATTGTAGTCGTTTAACGCCTGATAAAATTCACGTTATCAATGTTACCGCGAGTGGAATTAATAAACATacttaaaatgttatttttacacataatttatatcaagTACGTTTTCCTTTTACTAGACGCAATCAAGTCTcgttctgtatttttttttttccgcattcAACGAATAATAAAGACATAACGACAGTTGTGTCGACTGTGtctattaaaagaaaaacgtaattGAATGTACATGTGTACATATATGCGAGCGAGTTAAGTAATGTATGCAGACACTTTTAACTGCCTAGTAAAGCCTGTGTCAGACTGAAGATTAGGCTCGCAATTGAAGTTGTTTAACCAATCAAAAGATATTTTCAGCGCTAGGCTGCGTTCAGCAATTGTACTCGAGAACAGCCGATCTCTCATAAAACttcttgtaaaaaattttttacttatcaaCAAAAggcttttatctttttaattgtcgcTTACTAAACcgttgcattttctttttctatgtATCATAATTATAATCGATATCTcccaaaagtaaaaaataaaactgcgtgagaaaaattatttactgatataaaaaaataaaataaaaaataaattctaaataattaagtgaaagaaaaagaaaattgtaaattagtTCGTTCTATTAACtcaattatatatgtaaaagatattaattaaaataaaaattggcgTAAAGCAgggtaattttattacaaggTTAATCATCGAGGCTAATCGCTTTCACGAAAATTCCTCACGTTCATAGTAATAAAGCTATTGGACTTTGTTGCGAAATTAGCGAAAACATCTGTGCTAACACGCTCGCGCTTCTTCTCTAGGGCAGCCACGAAATTTCATAGTAAGCATGACTTATGCCATTCTTGGGCTGATCGCGCGGAGCAGATGGCCGATCTTGTGCACGTCCAGGCGATTTAAACTCtcctctttttaattatcgcttcTTGATGGACGTCATTTGAGACGCGGCGTTAAAGCCGCAAGATGCACAGCCCGATAATGCTCAGATATAATGTGTAATAAATCACGAGAAGGTGATCTTCATATAACACGTGATATATCAAGTTTATTATAACAGATGTTCGACACGATCTTCATTACGGGACGAGtgtacgtaaaataaataaaaaaaaaaaaaaagaagccgaCGTTATTCCGGTCATATTCTATCTCAGGGCAACAAGTGACCTTTAgcatattaattactttcaacttttgatttttataattaaaatatatacgtataaggtaatttttttttttttccctcaaaCATTTTATGGTATTCAGCGTTAAAAGATCGACTGCGGTTCGTTTGTATTTAAAAGCATTTTGCGCTAAATCTGATTTTATCCGATGGAAACAGAGACGAAAGTTCGAGGTTAACGAGGTAAGGGGATTGGACTGGACGCATTTAACGTTACATGATTGAAAATAACGATGCCACGAGCATCTTGAGCGTGCTCGTTCACCAAGCGCATTTCATCAACTTATAATTTGTTTGCGTGTACACCGTGTATCCCTTTCACAATATCAACCTTTGAGGGCCggtttttaatttaccgcCAATGATACTAAAATCGAAAAGAATATCCGGTTGCAACTTTTTAACTAGTAACAGTCCTGCACCTCCGTTCGTCGATTCTGTGCTTGGTCAAACCTTACTACAGGATGATACATAACTGGAATGAAAGCTGTCGTTTGTAATAGATACtcgagcaagaaaaaaaaaattttttttttaacccaaaaaaaaaaataattaaactcttTAGATCGCTTAGATAATAAATGTGTTCGAATTAAGAATGCAAACTTTTTcgatcgatattaaaatatttttaaatatttatttatgtaagcacaatttttttaattaaagtatactCTATTTcgagttttaaaaaattaatcgtatacttaatttttactcggggatttacatatttaatttaccgaCTTAATCATGAATCACCCTGTATAGGCATTCCATTAAGTGTTATTTCATCCCAGTTACGAGTAAAAGCGTAGCCACGAGTGCGAATGAAAATTACATAGCCGGGCCACATGCGTTCTCCCGcgtgtctctctttttttttttttttttcccttataGCCTTTCCGCTTCCGTTGTGCCTCTTTAAATGAAATCTACTTTACAACGATGCAGTTAACTTGCACGCGACGCCGTTAACGAGAGTTGATCCGTAACAACACTCCCAGcgaatataaaagaaaaattcgtgacttgataaatgaataaataaattagaatctttcttttcttgaTCAAAATTGCGAACAGGTCTActcttttctaaaatttctaTTCCGCAATATATACCACTTGCGGCTGTGCAAAACGTAGGAgataaatttcgataaaaataatttgtcacGGTATTACACGTGCGAAATATTCTAATCGCATTTCTCAGTTCCCGTTCACGGTGCTTGATAAATATATCGCCGcgtattttgcattaaataaataatcccGCGAGCACCTGGTCTCGCCACGTCGGTCCTGTCCCGCGCCGGAGTCGAAGGAGCCGAGAGAGTCCCGAGCCCCGAGCCGCATCTGCGTGCGTGTCGCACGGACGAGATTAATAAATCGCGCGAGGGGTCTCTCCACCTTTCCCTCGCGCCGACGCGCGTGTGCTGCCCGCGTAAAAATTTACGGGTAAGCCCATTTGCCGTAGGACCGCGTAAATCACCGTCATTGTCTTGTTGCTTTATTACCCCTATCCAGTGGGCACTCTCCTCTcgctccctctttctttcgcgcggcCGCTGCCACCGCGAGGGACGAGCAGCGCGTTTCCCATCCG
It encodes the following:
- the LOC139107636 gene encoding neprilysin-1 isoform X2, with translation MDRTMAPCVDFFQYACGTWNQLHVIPEDRSAISTFEILADQLQVILKRILEEPPNEEDNNATLKAKKFYRSCMDIPLIREIGDGPVRKTLEYLGGWPVVVGSSWRPPSYPLEVLLGRLRGEYNIGVLLEQWVGPDDKNSSANILQLDQMQLALPSREYYLKVSEVQLKAYHDYMTNVAILLGADPNSASEELDRVIVLEKELANVSLPEADRHDTAVMYRKLTLQELQQEVPQLQWLVYLREFINVPIDEKELVVAYAMPYFVKMGRVISSTDRRTLHNYILWRFVMSILPHMIDEYQQKRIEFRKILLGILSERNRWSQCVEWTNKKLGMAVGALFIRENFNQESKETALEMIRTIREAFNELLVENQWMDDETRAVAKKKADSMNERIGYPEFLKDSFKLSEEYKMLNITENRFLENIFAVHKYDAYHNLQKLREPVDKNKWSTEPAVVNAFYNPNRNDIVFPAGILQPLFYSRHFPKSLNYGGIGVVIGHEITHGFDDKGRQFDKDGNLMQWWNNATIKAFRERAQCIVDQYSRYKLQEVNLYINGRMTQGENIADNGGLKQAFRAYKKWISIHGEEPLLPGVNLTHDQLFFLNYAQIWCGSMRPEDALTKIRSSVHSPGSIRVLGPLSNSEDFAKAFNCPLDSPMNPKKKCNVW
- the LOC139107636 gene encoding neprilysin-1 isoform X1 gives rise to the protein MKSNRKNGYLTSTIITEQPADLSASHDDIPSANSVQVTCSPRGETITSVLQHPTKIQKPIGVTRASIIRRRRGTASRQCLLSALAITLLVTCLFILLLLALNTARECVREPHPNVCITAECVRTAASLLAAMDRTMAPCVDFFQYACGTWNQLHVIPEDRSAISTFEILADQLQVILKRILEEPPNEEDNNATLKAKKFYRSCMDIPLIREIGDGPVRKTLEYLGGWPVVVGSSWRPPSYPLEVLLGRLRGEYNIGVLLEQWVGPDDKNSSANILQLDQMQLALPSREYYLKVSEVQLKAYHDYMTNVAILLGADPNSASEELDRVIVLEKELANVSLPEADRHDTAVMYRKLTLQELQQEVPQLQWLVYLREFINVPIDEKELVVAYAMPYFVKMGRVISSTDRRTLHNYILWRFVMSILPHMIDEYQQKRIEFRKILLGILSERNRWSQCVEWTNKKLGMAVGALFIRENFNQESKETALEMIRTIREAFNELLVENQWMDDETRAVAKKKADSMNERIGYPEFLKDSFKLSEEYKMLNITENRFLENIFAVHKYDAYHNLQKLREPVDKNKWSTEPAVVNAFYNPNRNDIVFPAGILQPLFYSRHFPKSLNYGGIGVVIGHEITHGFDDKGRQFDKDGNLMQWWNNATIKAFRERAQCIVDQYSRYKLQEVNLYINGRMTQGENIADNGGLKQAFRAYKKWISIHGEEPLLPGVNLTHDQLFFLNYAQIWCGSMRPEDALTKIRSSVHSPGSIRVLGPLSNSEDFAKAFNCPLDSPMNPKKKCNVW
- the LOC139107639 gene encoding phosphotriesterase-related protein, translated to MTDNLPDSVNTVLGSKPLSELGRILTHEHLAVDVTKFYTPPPKHLKYYPSGCPSLQTIGYIRQYPYSNIYNMELFGDDAAKAVYKDVELFKEAGGGTIVENSNHGLKRDVPFLKNVSQSSGVNIIAGTGFYVASSQNASTLNMTEENMYNLMRKELEENCVEASDVKAGFIGEVGSTWPIEDFEKRAIRATGEVQAQLHCSVSFHPGRDPSAPMEIMRIYQEAGGDASKAIMSHIDRTLITKDQIMEFADATKCYIQFDLFGIETSLYQLNPTIDMISDAGRIKRISQLKEEGKLNRVLMSQDIHTKHRLTHFGGHGYTHIINNIAPVMIERDFTIEEIETLTIENPKKWLSRK